A window from Cydia strobilella chromosome 9, ilCydStro3.1, whole genome shotgun sequence encodes these proteins:
- the LOC134743981 gene encoding macrophage mannose receptor 1-like translates to MYFTHLIFAVVICAVAADDGYEHYGQVKGWLKVHGTPTTWRTARLTCFEEGGVLASPESEALLEAMSGAMLAHPKSPSYVFTGIHDTFSKGLFYSLGGTPLKKIPVPWAPGKPESKNDETCVSMHQDGMLVDSACTDELPFICFKKDVIPKILKCGPEDNGYIYNAKIGSCYKFHREDQWWKDAFASCDGEGAYLAIINSDEEAEVLKKLFRANQFGRREGQVPDWVNEVAHIGFVDWGREGGLWMTIHGQTLEDAGYLEWNYGEPNNVTSQFCGAMFINGRFDDVNCYDGDPDQWTRSFICEMQPEYVQETSEYENMVTDSY, encoded by the exons atgtattttacgcATTTGATTTTTGCTGTTGTTATTTGCGCTGTGGCCGCTG ATGATGGCTATGAACACTACGGCCAAGTTAAAGGCTGGTTGAAGGTCCACGGTACACCCACAACATGGAGAACTGCACGCCTGACCTGCTTCGAGGAAG GTGGTGTGCTGGCTTCGCCAGAAAGTGAGGCCCTCCTGGAGGCCATGAGCGGCGCTATGCTGGCTCACCCCAAATCGCCGTCCTACGTCTTCACTGGCATCCACGACACATTCTCTAAAGGGCTCTTCTATTCTCTGGGAG GTACTCCTTTGAAAAAGATACCCGTACCATGGGCGCCCGGCAAACCAGAGTCCAAGAACGATGAGACATGCGTCAGCATGCATCAAGATGGAATGCTCGTCGACAGCGCCTGCACCGACGAACTGCCCTTCATTTGCTTCAAGAAGGACGTTATCCCTAAGATCCTTAAGTGTGGTCCTGAGGACAACG GTTACATTTACAACGCCAAAATCGGCAGCTGCTACAAGTTCCACAGGGAAGACCAATGGTGGAAGGACGCCTTCGCTTCCTGCGACGGTGAGGGTGCCTACCTGGCCATCATCAATAGTGACGAAGAAGCTGAAGTCCTGAAGAAACTGTTCAGAGCCAACCAGTTCGGTCGCAGGGAAGGTCAAGTGCCCGATTGGGTCAATGAAGTAGCTCACATCGGCTTTGTTGACTGGGGCAGGGAAGGAGGCTTGTGGATGACCATTCACG GTCAAACCCTCGAAGATGCTGGTTACTTAGAATGGAATTACGGCGAGCCCAACAACGTGACGAGCCAGTTCTGCGGCGCCATGTTCATCAACGGACGCTTTGACGACGTTAACTGCTACGACGGCGATCCGGACCAATGGACCCGCTCCTTCATCTGCGAGATGCAGCCAGAGTACGTCCAGGAAACGTCCGAGTACGAGAACATGGTTACTGACTCTTATTAA
- the LOC134744099 gene encoding uncharacterized protein LOC134744099 → MWLKIVLLVFGVSASSSLDVGGVLSGNRMGGVPLGISLSEGELDVEGICSKQGVACLNCSLAIKCVILPVGWLKIPLESCGEGMTCNARLGGCSKQNVPECDFSNSEYQHSCEQIGMFPDAHDCRKFHICSPPEDSPTGRPADHRSALCPRHYGYNPATAQCSIPLKDGQCEKRPVPTCTKIGQTGVLPGSPNHYYVCRMRYNNLQPQIFLCPHGWYFVDGFCRPEPDVKCTSEATTVKATEVSRLESFFSTEKASTYKPDTFLADKFDLANYEVADDEQRVTADSWENNVSW, encoded by the exons atgtggttaaaaatTGTGCTACTTGTTTTTGGTGTTTCG GCCTCTAGCTCCCTAGACGTAGGAGGGGTGCTCTCTGGCAACCGGATGGGGGGAGTTCCCCTGGGCATCTCCTTGAGCGAGGGCGAGCTGGATGTAGAAGGGATCTGCAGCAAGCAGGGTGTGGCTTGCCTGAACTGCTCGTTGGCTATCAAGTGTGTGATACTGCCGGTAGGATGGCTAAAg ATCCCGTTGGAATCTTGCGGGGAAGGTATGACTTGCAATGCTCGCCTCGGTGGTTGCTCCAAACAGAACGTTCCTGAATGCGACTTTTCCAACAGCGAATATCAACACTCATGTGAACAG ATTGGCATGTTTCCCGATGCGCACGACTGCAGGAAGTTCCACATTTGCTCGCCTCCCGAAGACAGTCCTACTGGTAGACCAGCAGATCACCGCAGCGCCCTGTGTCCCAGACACTATGGCTATAATCCAGCGACTGCTCAGTGCTCG ATTCCACTGAAAGACGGCCAATGCGAAAAGAGACCCGTACCCACCTGCACCAAAATCGGTCAAACAGGCGTACTTCCTGGCAGCCCCAACCACTACTACGTGTGTCGCATGAGGTACAACAACCTCCAACCCCAAATATTCCTTTGCCCTCACGGCTGGTACTTCGTCGACGGCTTCTGCCGACCAGAACCTGACGTCAAATGCACCTCTGAAGCTACCACAGTAAAAGCGACCGAAGTGTCTAGATTAGAGAGCTTCTTTTCCACTGAGAAGGCCAGCACGTACAAGCCAGATACCTTCTTGGCTGACAAGTTTGATTTGGCTAATTATGAGGTTGCTGATGATGAACAAAGAGTCACGGCAGATTCCTGGGAGAATAATGTTTCTTGGTAG
- the LOC134743871 gene encoding uncharacterized protein LOC134743871, with amino-acid sequence MTNLDYEHMNSALVHIEGTLNSRPLTPLSSDPSELAPLCPAHFLIGRTITLPPAPQVEETRPLTTLSKYMRVQQLKAHFWKRYSKEYISELQSRSKWRTQGAHPQLGEMVIIKDDRLPPNRWLLGRVTAVHPGSDGVNRVADILTTTGTLRRAYNRLCPLPSTLDQAAPDPRGPAC; translated from the coding sequence ATGACTAATTTAGACTACGAACACATGAATTCGGCCTTGGTTCATATAGAGGGGACGCTTAACTCTAGGCCTCTCACTCCTCTTTCTTCTGATCCTTCAGAACTAGCTCCCTTATGTCCAGCACATTTCTTAATTGGACGAACGATCACATTGCCACCTGCACCCCAGGTGGAAGAAACTCGACCACTTACGACGCTCTCCAAATACATGAGAGTACAACAGCTTAAGGCTCATTTTTGGAAAAGATACTCAAAAGAATACATTTCAGAGCTCCAGTCCCGCAGCAAGTGGCGCACTCAAGGTGCGCATCCACAACTGGGCGAGATGGTCATCATCAAGGATGACCGCCTACCACCGAACCGATGGCTGCTCGGACGAGTCACGGCCGTCCACCCGGGCAGCGACGGCGTCAACCGCGTCGCCGACATCCTCACCACTACTGGGACCCTGCGCCGGGCATACAACCGGCTCTGCCCACTTCCATCAACGTTGGATCAGGCAGCTCCTGACCCAAGGGGGCCAGCCTGTTGA